From the genome of Aerosakkonema funiforme FACHB-1375, one region includes:
- a CDS encoding SulP family inorganic anion transporter → METTSPRWLVRRDIDGFFGLALDNFIQILLIVNLCGGVLGFPAAMIYGRILPGVALSLIVGNFYYSWLAYKQGQQQQREDITALPYGINTVSLFAYVFLVMLPVKLGAIANGIPPEQAAELAWQAGLVACLGSGAIEFGGAWIGNTLRRMAPRAALLSTLGGIALTFIAIGFLFRTFANPVVGLVPLGVILLTYFGRVKFGIPGGLLAVLLGIALAWGTGLMSWDSARFADAVKPIGVYLPGFFLGDLWQARGVLLEYVSIILPMGLFNLIGSIQNLESAEAAGDTYPAAPCLAANGIGTIVAAICGSCFPTTIYIGHPGWKAMGARIGYSVLNGVVMGLLCLSGTVALLAYFVPIEAGMAIVLWIGIVIVAQSFEATPIHHAPAVVVGLLPAIAGWAALIAKNSLRAAGLGTPEKPFTADLVPLFKLSDTYIDGTFALEQGFIFSAMILSAITVYIIERQFRQAAFWSLGAALLSWVGLMHAYNWTVADTVIKLGWGAGSSWAVGYILLAILFFYAAWQERNSRNERQSMVDEDGDDKTPNP, encoded by the coding sequence ATGGAAACCACATCCCCACGCTGGCTAGTTCGCCGAGATATAGACGGATTCTTTGGATTAGCACTTGACAATTTTATTCAAATTCTACTGATTGTAAATCTCTGTGGAGGGGTACTGGGCTTCCCCGCTGCCATGATTTACGGACGCATCCTACCGGGAGTAGCACTGAGTTTAATAGTTGGTAATTTTTATTACAGTTGGCTGGCCTACAAGCAAGGCCAACAGCAGCAAAGAGAGGATATCACGGCTTTGCCTTATGGTATCAATACAGTGAGTCTGTTTGCTTATGTTTTCTTGGTAATGTTACCGGTGAAGTTGGGTGCGATCGCTAACGGTATCCCCCCAGAACAAGCGGCGGAATTAGCTTGGCAAGCAGGTTTGGTGGCTTGTTTGGGCAGTGGTGCGATCGAATTCGGCGGTGCTTGGATTGGCAATACTCTCCGGCGTATGGCTCCCCGTGCTGCTCTCCTCTCTACTTTAGGCGGTATTGCGCTCACTTTTATTGCGATCGGCTTTTTATTCCGTACTTTTGCCAACCCAGTTGTAGGTTTAGTGCCATTAGGCGTAATACTCCTCACTTATTTCGGGCGAGTCAAATTCGGTATTCCGGGTGGTTTGTTAGCAGTGTTGCTGGGAATTGCGCTAGCTTGGGGAACGGGATTGATGAGTTGGGATAGCGCCCGTTTTGCCGATGCTGTAAAACCTATAGGTGTTTACTTACCCGGTTTCTTTTTAGGTGATTTGTGGCAAGCACGGGGGGTATTGCTGGAATATGTCAGCATTATCCTCCCGATGGGATTGTTTAACCTCATCGGTAGCATTCAAAATTTGGAAAGTGCGGAAGCGGCGGGAGATACTTACCCGGCGGCACCTTGCCTTGCTGCGAATGGGATAGGCACAATTGTAGCGGCTATCTGCGGTTCTTGTTTCCCCACTACTATTTATATCGGTCATCCGGGCTGGAAAGCGATGGGGGCAAGGATTGGTTATTCCGTTCTCAATGGCGTAGTGATGGGTTTGCTGTGCTTGAGCGGTACTGTGGCGCTATTAGCTTATTTTGTACCCATTGAAGCGGGAATGGCGATCGTTCTTTGGATCGGTATTGTGATTGTTGCACAGAGCTTTGAAGCAACGCCAATTCATCATGCGCCTGCGGTTGTGGTAGGATTGTTGCCTGCGATCGCGGGTTGGGCAGCACTGATAGCTAAAAATTCCCTCCGCGCCGCTGGTTTGGGTACGCCAGAAAAACCATTTACTGCCGATTTAGTACCTCTATTTAAACTTAGCGATACTTACATTGATGGAACTTTTGCCCTCGAACAGGGTTTCATTTTTTCGGCAATGATTCTATCAGCCATTACTGTCTACATCATAGAACGGCAATTTCGTCAAGCAGCATTTTGGTCATTAGGTGCAGCCTTACTTTCCTGGGTAGGATTAATGCACGCTTACAATTGGACAGTTGCCGATACAGTAATTAAATTGGGTTGGGGTGCGGGAAGTTCTTGGGCAGTAGGTTATATTTTGCTGGCGATTTTGTTTTTCTATGCAGCATGGCAAGAGCGAAATTCGCGAAACGAAAGGCAATCTATGGTTGATGAAGATGGCGATGATAAAACGCCCAACCCATAG
- a CDS encoding Uma2 family endonuclease — MVVTLQLRQIDVQPGQYLTLREISWAEFEAILNEIGEHRAARIAYYQGVLEIRMPLPEHEINKELIGDMVKLLLDELEMDWEPYGSTTFKRAEMSAGIEPDTCFYIQNSRRMIGKRRLNMSLDPPPDLAIEIDVTSKTQLSAYVALGVPELWCYENGKLQVFLLRDSEYVQVETSPTFANLPAIEGIVQFLKLSETEGASAARKAFRQWVREALILPN; from the coding sequence ATGGTTGTTACACTACAACTGCGCCAAATAGATGTTCAACCAGGGCAATACTTGACATTGCGCGAGATTAGTTGGGCAGAGTTTGAAGCAATTTTAAACGAAATTGGAGAACATCGCGCTGCACGAATTGCTTACTATCAAGGGGTGCTAGAAATTCGGATGCCGTTACCAGAACATGAAATTAACAAAGAACTAATCGGCGACATGGTTAAGTTGTTGCTTGATGAGTTAGAAATGGACTGGGAACCTTACGGCTCGACAACATTTAAACGTGCGGAAATGTCAGCAGGTATAGAACCAGATACCTGTTTTTATATCCAAAATTCCCGCCGAATGATTGGAAAGCGACGGCTAAATATGTCACTTGACCCACCACCAGATTTAGCAATAGAAATAGACGTAACTTCCAAAACGCAACTTTCCGCTTATGTGGCGTTAGGTGTGCCGGAACTTTGGTGTTATGAAAATGGCAAGTTGCAAGTATTCCTGTTACGTGACAGCGAATACGTGCAGGTAGAAACTAGCCCAACATTTGCTAATTTGCCTGCGATCGAGGGAATTGTGCAATTTTTGAAATTGAGCGAAACAGAGGGAGCTAGTGCAGCACGAAAAGCGTTTCGGCAATGGGTGCGTGAAGCTTTGATTTTACCGAATTAG